A window from Drosophila gunungcola strain Sukarami chromosome 2R unlocalized genomic scaffold, Dgunungcola_SK_2 000017F, whole genome shotgun sequence encodes these proteins:
- the LOC128256366 gene encoding LOW QUALITY PROTEIN: UDP-glucuronosyltransferase 2B19-like (The sequence of the model RefSeq protein was modified relative to this genomic sequence to represent the inferred CDS: inserted 2 bases in 1 codon) has protein sequence MWVVYELGVVSSPAKQSLGIYSRDGSGSRGSLQYSRKVKDVINIVVISIIVCYAEKAFKGPHPYDLSRNVSFILQNGHAVLSYPRAFNPNVAEVACIXCKAAKKLPRNLEEFVGASGVSGFIYVSMGSSVKAVTHGGLLSMFETVFHGVPVVTMPVFCDHDVNSAKAELDGYAIKLDLQTLSINQLYKAIMKVIHDPRYKNAARYRQKFLLNQRLTVLNTAIYWTEYVLQHDGMT, from the exons ATGTGGGTGGTGTATGAGTTGGGTGTGGTGTCCAGTCCCGCGAAACAGTCCCTAGGCATTTATTCACGGGATGGTTCGGGAAGTCGTGGTTCATTGCAGTACTCGCG TAAAGTTAAGGACGTGATCAATATCGTTGTCATCTCCATTATAGTATGTTATGCTGAAAAAGCATTTAAGGGCCCACATCCCTACGACTTGTCGCGCAATGTGAGCTTTATTTTGCAGAATGGACATGCAGTTCTGTCTTATCCCAGAGCCTTTAATCCAAATGTGGCAGAGGTGGCTTGCAT CTGTAAGGCTGCTAAAAAACTTCCCAGGAACCTCGAGGAATTCGTCGGTGCATCCGGAGTCTCGGGATTCATTTATGTTTCCATGGGATCTTCGGTAAAGGCTGTCACTCATGGAGGTTTGCTAAGCATGTTTgaaacggtgtttcacggggTGCCCGTCGTCACAATGCCGGTGTTTTGCGATCACGATGTCAATTCAGCTAAGGCCGAGCTCGATGGTTATGCCATTAAACTAGATCTTCAGACACTTTCGATCAATCAGCTTTACAAGGCTATTATGAAAGTGATTCATGATCCGCGCTACAAAAATGCAGCTCGGTACCGCCAAAAATTCTTGCTCAACCAGCGCCTAACAGTCCTAAACACAGCGATTTACTGGACGGAGTATGTGCTGCAGCACGATGGAATGACGTGA
- the LOC128256371 gene encoding UDP-glucuronosyltransferase 2B20 isoform X2, protein MAGEMPIKPWDGLRYAFESCDAMLGDTETKELANRSFDLAVLDGAFPECFLGLMYQFKIPFMYINTVGFYTGSLSTAGNPVSYAITPNFYSRFTDTMSLYERAVNTAMQIGQNLMHMYVMRRTHIVLREHLGAHIPHPYDLSRNVSFILQNGHAVLSYPRAFNPNVAEVACIHCKAAKKLPRNLEEFVGASGVSGFIYVSMGSSVKAANMPEALRRMLVRTFARLPYHVLWKYEGSSADIKDLTSNVKLLRWLPQQDILGHPKLRAFVTHGGLLSMFETVFHGVPVVTMPVFCDHDVNSAKAELDGYAIKLDLQTLSINQLYKAIMKVIHDPRFKSAARYRQKLLLDQRSTALDTAIYWTEYVLRHKGAYHLQASSRNMTWWQYYLLDVVAVYLTLLYGLFLLIKRIDFRSEKLQSLQLLTSASYSEVKTKSKKL, encoded by the exons TCGTGCGACGCCATGCTTGGTGACACTGAGACGAAAGAGCTGGCAAATCGGAGCTTTGACTTAGCAGTATTGGATGGAGCTTTCCCGGAGTGCTTTTTGGGGTTGATGTACCAGTTTAAGATCCCGTTCATGTACATAAACACGGTGGGCTTCTACACAGGAAGTCTTTCGACAGCGGGAAATCCCGTTAGCTACGCTATTACTCCGAACTTTTACTCTCGATTTACGGACACTATGAGCCTCTATGAACGGGCAGTCAACACGGCCATGCAGATTGGACAAAACCTGATGCACATG TATGTTATGCGGAGGACACATATTGTGCTGAGAGAGCATTTAGGAGCCCACATCCCACATCCCTACGACTTGTCGCGCAATGTGAGCTTTATTTTGCAGAATGGACATGCAGTTCTGTCTTATCCCAGAGCCTTTAATCCAAATGTGGCAGAGGTGGCTTGCATTCACTGTAAGGCTGCTAAAAAACTTCCCAGGAACCTCGAGGAATTCGTCGGTGCATCCGGAGTCTCGGGATTCATTTATGTTTCCATGGGATCTTCGGTAAAGGCTGCGAATATGCCAGAGGCTCTGCGGCGCATGCTTGTAAGGACCTTTGCACGCTTGCCGTATCATGTGCTATGGAAGTATGAAGGCAGCTCCGCAGATATTAAAGATCTAACTTCTAATGTAAAGCTCTTGCGATGGCTACCgcaacaagatattttgggcCATCCTAAGCTTCGGGCATTTGTCACTCATGGAGGTTTGCTAAGCATGTTTgaaacggtgtttcacggggTGCCCGTCGTCACAATGCCGGTGTTTTGCGATCACGATGTCAATTCAGCTAAGGCCGAGCTCGATGGTTATGCCATTAAACTAGATCTTCAGACACTTTCGATCAATCAGCTTTACAAGGCTATTATGAAAGTGATTCATGATCCGCGCTTCAAAAGTGCAGCTCGGTACCGCCAAAAACTCTTGCTCGACCAGCGCTCAACAGCCCTAGACACAGCGATTTACTGGACGGAGTATGTGCTGCGGCACAAGGGAGCTTATCACCTTCAGGCTTCCTCACGGAATATGAC TTGGTGGCAATACTATCTACTTGATGTAGTTGCAGTCTATTTAACCTTACTTTACGGcctgtttttattaataaaacgcATCGACTTCCGGTCTGAAAAGCTCCAGAGCCTTCAATTACTGACGTCTGCTTCATATTCAGAAGTAAAAACGAAATCGAAAAAGCTGTAA